The window ATAAATCCTCACcagaataaataaaaagtcaATAACATTTTCAgggtattaaattttatattttctgacTTCACATTTCCCCCAATTTTATAATAGTTGACTTGTGGAAAGTTAGTGCTCTTGTATATTCTCTATTATGGTGCTATAAATTAAAGTCTTTGCATCACTTCAAAACATAGTGTCAACATTCAATATCTattctctatatattattttatgaacaaaacatttttttatatgtttcacCCACAGGATCCCACATTTTTATATGCATGTCATCCTCATGAAATTTATAAGGTTCATTGGATCTAGAAATGTTATTTTTCCTAATTGAAATAACTAGAAGACTTCAAACAGGTAACTTAAGTTATAAAATTGGTTTCTAAGAGACTAATGTCACCGGttcaattttcacttaaaatagtttaaattggAGGGGAaagttaaaacaatttaaattggAGAGGAAAATTATGATTATAGAATTATGATTATAAAATcctatattaataaattaaaaaaattaaaaactaatacaCCATCAATTATTCATAGACACCATtcatttcaattatttcaatcaaatatctataattatatttgtttgctatacaaaaaataataatagagaaaCTGTTCATTTTCTAATATGGTGCCATTACAAAGTCTAAATAACTCCCATTCTGAATTTACCTAATTTTTAACTAAGatataagaatttatttaaaatactaattaatCATAACTTTGTTTTAtgattcattaattataaactaataaaaaatttaaatagtatatataCATCAAAAAAATTGTAGTagtcatcacatatttttttttttaaaattaagtaaattataatattttcacttCCTTTTGTTCACTTTATTTTGTTACTTGTGCCTTTTTAATCAACAGgtgaatgatatttattttttttccaatttttggaATGTCCGGGTTCATggttaaattcttaattaaatcaattttacaCAATTTCTATAGATTTTTAATGCATTAATTTGATTGTTTCCAGTGAACTGGTCTTAATTAATAGCCCCTCTAACCATGTTTAAAGGGGCGTcccataatttataattagacCCTTAATATAAATAATGCACTGTTTTTATGTGAGTTGTTCTTGCTTAGGGctaattaacataaattaataatgagaCAGTCACCATCAAGATTAAACAATATaactgtttaaaaaaatgaatgaataaagaaATCCTTTTGACATTTTGTTGCTTGCTCAAATGGAGTATAAATATGTCTTTTCTTAAACCATATTTTTGTCAATTTCACCACATCTAGAACAGACTTCTAAAATCGATTTCTATAGGAGACAATGGAGCCTAATTGGGGAGAAAGCGAATGGAACGCCTACGGAGGACTATACATGTCGAGCACTAATGAAGAGGAAGATTTAATGGCTCAATTTTTGAACAACTGCTCATTTTCTAAAGAGCAATTATCCGAGGAGGCAATGGATCTTGTCGTATCTAATTCCTCTCGATTAGGTTCAAGAAATTATCtagaaatgtgtatgaatggaCCTAATGATAAtttgttgtgttctttctcACATGAAGAGAGTGTACCTAAGTTATCCTCAAATGATGATCATGGTTTGATTTGCCCTAGTGAAGTCAACAATTTTTTGAGCATGGATGATAATAACACATTTATCATGCCTATGCACATCTTTGTAGAACAAGAAAACCCTAATTATAAGCATATGGGTAACCTAATGGATATGGACGACAATACTATTGACGACAATATTATCACAAAAGGGCGTGAAAACTACTCATCTAGTAACATAGATGATAACCTATTGGAGAATCTCAAGAAGAGGTCACGGCCTCATGTTAATAGTGTGGTATTGTCCTagctcattttatttttttatttttaaattacttgTGTGACAAGAAACATAATTGATTTCATTGCATGATAGATGAAGAAGAATTTAAAGGCTAAGATGAGAAAAAGTGTAGCGTTAGAGAAGATCAAACCAAGCTCGATCAACAGTTCAGAAGATGAACCCGACTCCAACACTACTTCTCTAGATTTGAGTGGAAGATTGAACGAAAGTTCAAGCATTAATGGCAAGAGAAGGTTGAAAAGAGGATCTGCAACCGACCCTCAAAGCCTCTACGCTAGGGTAAAGAGCAccaacaatattatatatatttatcaatccAATTTTACATCAAAGTTATTTGTTGAAAATTtcaatgatttattttgtagaaaagaagagagaaaattaatGAAAGACTAAGGATCTTGCAAAGTCTTGTCCCAAATGGCACAAAAGTTGACATAAGCACAATGCTTGAAGAAGCTGTCCAATATGTGAAATTCTTGCAGCTTCAAATTAAGGTTGTTTTAAAACccttttttttatgattatgtagtcattttatattaatttaccaattaaaacttaattatgctatatttttatttatgcaGATTTTGATCTCTGATGATTTATGGATGTATGCACCCATTGCATACAATGGAATGAACATTGACCTtgatatcaattaattaattaattaagatcaCATTCTCAAACCCTTCAAATTTGTTTGAAGATGATGGCTGCAATAATTATTGGTGGTATTCATACACTAATTATTATAGATATACATCAcacaatcaaataaattatttgtattgttCTAGCTAGTACATTCTTTGATTCTTGTTTGGAGATTTTTCTAAGTTCAtcaataagaatatttaaaattatattatttttttggtgatattatatttcttaccagtttaatatgtttattgtGTATTCTTTTgacaacattattattttgtgttatgctaagctaatatattttattttgccATTCAATTAAACCTCAcaataagattaataaatatttcattgtattaaatattaacaatagCTAATAAAGGTGAAATTTCAGTATTTGTCTTAAATACACTCAATAAATAAACcactattttaaacaaaatatatttttttcattttgtattttatttataaatttctgacttactttttttttgtattttcttaatattttaaataataaacttttttttttattttaaatattatataactttttttatatatacaatagacgtataaatataaatgttctCAAAATAAGTGTGCATATGCTAGTGCCGTGTATAGCCCATAGttactatttattaatttgtctaGATATTAGGAAATAACAAAATAGTTTATGTTTATTGCATTACTGAATTTTAATCTATCCATTTTTGCTCAAGGTTGGAGACCTATACAAGACATAactagagttttttttatatattaaggattataatattaaattgttgGATGTGATCGAATCAAGGAACTAAAATGAATGATTGTTTATGTAAATTATTGactcaataattaaataaattttcaaaaaatgtaataaaagaaaatttattaaattataagaataaaaaaaaagacattttttcatgaaattataaattaaaaaaaattacattttttataataaatataaataaaattataaccttttgtaaatattataaataatgataataattatgataaaatattattttctaaaatgttatgttattttattttagttagtgaaaattataaaataaaaagtaaattattttttata is drawn from Impatiens glandulifera chromosome 3, dImpGla2.1, whole genome shotgun sequence and contains these coding sequences:
- the LOC124929684 gene encoding transcription factor bHLH139-like, which gives rise to MEPNWGESEWNAYGGLYMSSTNEEEDLMAQFLNNCSFSKEQLSEEAMDLVVSNSSRLGSRNYLEMCMNGPNDNLLCSFSHEESVPKLSSNDDHGLICPSEVNNFLSMDDNNTFIMPMHIFVEQENPNYKHMGNLMDMDDNTIDDNIITKGRENYSSSNIDDNLLENLKKRSRPHVNSVMKKNLKAKMRKSVALEKIKPSSINSSEDEPDSNTTSLDLSGRLNESSSINGKRRLKRGSATDPQSLYARKRREKINERLRILQSLVPNGTKVDISTMLEEAVQYVKFLQLQIKILISDDLWMYAPIAYNGMNIDLDIN